A genomic window from Lentibacter algarum includes:
- a CDS encoding porin yields MNWHKVAGNQFLFATTALVATASVAAADVTFSGYGRFGVKMTSTDAVAAKAAVVGKITTDEKTTLDALDSTLTATAATTTAAIIATKTTALKAAQDAVDNANAAGVAPTTAEKNDLAFRAADLAAAQGTAATDAVAKKTSTDITSRMQIDVKASVETDSGITLAALTRFRSSDGAAGVGFNAPTFTMSTGGLTLVVGNNYGQMYNGTMSANNVGLTGLGFKADVFTGFDERSSTGAGPQGADVNYTMGNLSMGVSHSKGTGNTQASIGYSAGALTLGASMQDGKAKADDYATAGVGYAFENGSVNLAYGDNNGTKTTVLGGTYSVAAATSLTAFVRDENTAGVKNVYGIGVSHDLGGATLKAGYVDNAEGSVADFGIVFNF; encoded by the coding sequence GTGAATTGGCATAAAGTTGCCGGGAATCAATTTCTTTTCGCTACTACAGCGCTAGTCGCAACTGCATCAGTCGCAGCTGCAGACGTAACATTCTCAGGCTACGGCCGCTTTGGTGTTAAAATGACATCAACAGACGCCGTTGCTGCTAAAGCAGCGGTTGTGGGCAAGATCACAACAGATGAAAAAACGACTCTTGATGCGTTGGACAGCACACTGACGGCCACTGCAGCAACTACAACTGCAGCAATTATTGCCACTAAGACTACAGCTCTGAAGGCAGCCCAAGACGCAGTAGACAATGCAAATGCTGCAGGTGTTGCACCAACAACGGCAGAAAAAAACGACCTTGCATTCCGCGCTGCTGATCTTGCTGCTGCACAGGGCACAGCTGCTACAGACGCTGTTGCTAAGAAAACATCAACTGACATCACATCACGTATGCAGATTGACGTTAAAGCTTCTGTTGAGACCGACAGCGGCATTACGCTTGCCGCACTTACACGCTTCCGTTCATCCGATGGCGCTGCAGGTGTTGGCTTCAACGCACCGACATTTACAATGTCAACAGGTGGTCTGACACTCGTTGTTGGTAACAACTACGGTCAAATGTACAACGGTACTATGAGTGCAAACAACGTTGGCCTTACAGGTCTTGGCTTTAAAGCTGATGTCTTCACTGGCTTTGATGAGCGCTCATCAACCGGTGCTGGTCCACAAGGCGCCGATGTGAACTACACAATGGGTAACCTTTCAATGGGTGTTTCACACTCTAAAGGTACTGGAAACACACAAGCTTCTATCGGTTACTCAGCTGGTGCACTGACGCTTGGTGCATCGATGCAAGACGGTAAAGCAAAAGCTGATGACTACGCGACTGCTGGTGTTGGTTATGCTTTCGAAAACGGTAGCGTTAACCTTGCATACGGCGACAACAATGGCACCAAAACAACTGTTCTTGGTGGTACTTACAGCGTTGCTGCAGCAACATCGCTCACAGCGTTTGTTAGAGACGAAAACACGGCTGGCGTGAAGAACGTATACGGCATTGGTGTTTCACACGATCTCGGTGGTGCAACTCTGAAAGCTGGTTACGTTGATAACGCAGAAGGTTCAGTTGCTGACTTCGGTATCGTATTCAACTTCTAA
- a CDS encoding site-specific integrase: MKQALTLTDTQYRQVIAFCSSRKHTLRDQTIIHMSFLAGLRAMEIAALTVGDVYDHTGVVRSQFNITGTQTKGGNTRAIYVSNKLKRVLTQYHACVADRTAVAPLFLTQQHSSFSANTMCQLFLNIYSAFGLNGASSHSGRRTFITKLANTGINVRLLAALAGHQHISTTQRYIDVNDAQLAQAVELI; the protein is encoded by the coding sequence ATGAAACAGGCCCTTACACTCACAGACACACAGTACAGACAAGTGATTGCATTCTGCAGTTCACGCAAACACACACTGCGAGATCAGACCATCATACACATGAGCTTTCTTGCAGGACTACGTGCCATGGAGATAGCAGCACTAACGGTTGGTGATGTGTATGATCATACTGGTGTAGTGCGCAGTCAGTTCAACATCACAGGCACACAGACCAAAGGCGGCAATACCAGAGCCATTTATGTGAGCAACAAGCTCAAGCGTGTGTTAACACAGTATCACGCATGTGTAGCTGATCGCACAGCTGTTGCACCCCTGTTCCTCACACAGCAGCACAGCAGCTTCTCAGCCAACACCATGTGCCAGCTGTTTCTAAACATATACTCTGCCTTTGGACTCAATGGAGCCAGCAGCCACAGTGGACGCAGAACCTTCATCACCAAGTTAGCCAACACGGGAATCAATGTACGCTTGTTAGCAGCACTTGCAGGTCATCAGCACATCAGCACCACACAACGTTACATTGACGTTAACGATGCACAGTTAGCTCAAGCTGTAGAGTTGATATAA
- a CDS encoding IS3 family transposase (programmed frameshift), which yields MKNGRFSDAQIMGILKQAESGVPVSELCREHGMSSASFYKWRAKFGGMDASMVSQMKAMEAENRRLKRMYAEMSMQNDLLKEALGKKAVRPSQRREMAVNAVRTKQVSIALACRAFEISETCYRYERKFDDENAEIADWLVRLTANRKTWGFGLCFLYLRNVKGYEWNHKRVYRIYCELELNLRIRPRKRLKRPKPDELAVPEAPNHTWSMDFMQDQLADGRKFRTLNVLDDYNREGLGIEVDFSLPAVRVVRSLNQIIEWRGAPEVIRVDNGPEYVSGLLKSWAETRGIHIEYIQPGKPQQNAYIERYNRTVRHEWLDQNIFETIEEAQEQATEWLWTYNNDRPNMAIGGITPAMKLKIAA from the exons ATGAAGAACGGACGATTTAGCGACGCGCAGATCATGGGTATTTTGAAGCAAGCGGAGAGCGGTGTGCCTGTCTCTGAGCTGTGCCGTGAACATGGGATGAGCAGTGCGAGTTTTTACAAATGGCGTGCGAAGTTCGGCGGCATGGATGCTTCGATGGTATCGCAAATGAAGGCGATGGAGGCTGAGAACCGTCGTCTGAAGCGGATGTATGCTGAGATGAGCATGCAGAATGATCTGCTGAAGGAAGCCCTTG GAAAAAAAGCGGTAAGGCCGTCTCAGCGACGCGAGATGGCCGTAAACGCGGTGAGAACGAAACAGGTCAGCATCGCGCTGGCGTGCCGCGCCTTTGAGATCAGCGAAACGTGCTATCGTTATGAGCGCAAGTTTGACGATGAGAATGCTGAGATCGCGGATTGGTTGGTACGCCTGACGGCCAATCGCAAGACGTGGGGCTTTGGGTTGTGTTTTTTGTATCTACGCAACGTCAAAGGCTATGAATGGAACCACAAGCGCGTGTACCGGATCTACTGCGAGTTGGAGCTGAACCTGCGTATCAGGCCGCGTAAGCGGCTGAAACGGCCCAAGCCGGATGAACTGGCAGTGCCGGAAGCCCCCAACCACACATGGTCGATGGACTTTATGCAGGATCAGCTGGCGGATGGGCGAAAGTTCCGGACCCTCAATGTGTTGGATGATTACAACCGAGAGGGCCTGGGCATTGAAGTGGACTTCTCGCTACCCGCCGTGCGTGTTGTGCGCAGCCTGAACCAGATCATCGAATGGCGCGGCGCGCCGGAGGTAATCCGCGTTGATAACGGCCCAGAATATGTCAGTGGGCTGCTGAAATCATGGGCTGAGACGCGTGGCATTCACATTGAATACATCCAGCCAGGAAAGCCGCAACAGAACGCCTACATCGAGCGCTACAATCGCACGGTGCGCCACGAATGGCTGGATCAGAACATCTTTGAAACTATCGAGGAGGCCCAAGAACAAGCAACCGAATGGCTCTGGACTTACAACAACGACCGGCCCAACATGGCCATCGGCGGCATCACACCCGCTATGAAACTGAAAATCGCCGCGTAG
- a CDS encoding DUF6626 family protein, whose protein sequence is MGLQILQEIRDQLKQCRAVSSEREFCEQWLGKSECYMRTLKYGDLTPSADALMTCASKLHWYSRELGNSTHSHHVHWAEVFERLRERCVNTVELQAQHNWQSRSKGSAAQ, encoded by the coding sequence ATGGGATTACAGATATTGCAGGAAATAAGAGATCAACTAAAGCAATGCCGAGCTGTGAGCAGTGAACGTGAGTTCTGCGAGCAATGGCTTGGCAAGAGCGAGTGTTATATGCGCACTTTAAAGTATGGCGATCTGACACCAAGTGCTGATGCTCTAATGACCTGTGCAAGCAAGCTGCATTGGTACTCACGTGAACTTGGCAACAGCACACATTCACATCATGTGCATTGGGCTGAGGTGTTTGAGCGCTTGCGTGAGCGGTGCGTGAACACAGTTGAACTGCAAGCACAGCATAACTGGCAGAGCAGATCAAAAGGGTCTGCAGCTCAATGA
- a CDS encoding site-specific integrase encodes MFSFLNHSLNHKYKHRSNVQHLTLNLFFDEHYFPHAKVSKRQSHHDWSIYNTHLRTQLGSYLLADLTNPVLDVWVREQVLRGYQNSTINKHIYLMNRMLNLARHWGHIDSANPYQQNIKRLSVGDYTQRFLSEPEIERLIRACRANRHPFLYLFVQLLLLTGARKGEARLARWRDIDLHKRVWTVPRSKNGRSRRIVLSAAAMGVLFDVRTRAEQLNLPTTQECYVFTNPRTQTAYQSFYAAWFVARDLAELEDLRIHDLRHTYASTLINNGVSLYEVQTLLGHSSLQMTQRYAHLEPNRLHEHTELMSAVVARNSI; translated from the coding sequence GTGTTTTCATTCCTCAATCACAGCCTAAACCACAAATACAAGCATCGTAGCAACGTACAGCACTTAACGCTTAATCTGTTCTTTGATGAGCATTACTTCCCACACGCAAAAGTCAGTAAGCGACAGTCTCATCACGACTGGAGCATCTATAACACTCATCTACGCACACAGCTTGGATCGTACTTGTTAGCTGATCTCACCAACCCTGTGCTTGACGTTTGGGTGCGTGAGCAGGTGTTGCGAGGGTACCAGAACAGCACCATCAACAAGCACATCTATCTTATGAACAGAATGCTGAACTTGGCACGGCACTGGGGACATATAGACAGTGCCAACCCATATCAGCAGAACATCAAACGCTTGAGCGTTGGCGACTATACACAGCGCTTTCTAAGTGAGCCTGAGATAGAGCGCTTGATCAGAGCTTGCCGTGCCAATCGCCATCCTTTCTTGTATCTGTTCGTACAGCTGTTGTTGCTCACTGGTGCTCGCAAAGGCGAAGCAAGACTTGCACGTTGGCGTGACATTGACTTGCACAAGCGTGTTTGGACTGTGCCACGCAGCAAGAATGGACGCTCACGCCGCATCGTGCTCAGTGCTGCAGCTATGGGTGTATTGTTTGATGTGCGCACACGAGCTGAACAGTTGAACCTGCCAACAACACAAGAGTGCTATGTGTTTACAAATCCTCGCACTCAAACTGCCTATCAAAGCTTCTATGCTGCTTGGTTTGTGGCACGTGACTTGGCTGAGCTTGAAGACTTGCGCATACACGATTTACGTCACACCTATGCCAGTACACTGATCAACAATGGTGTGAGCTTGTATGAAGTACAGACGCTGCTTGGACACAGCAGCTTGCAGATGACACAGCGTTACGCACATCTTGAACCTAATAGACTGCACGAGCACACTGAGCTGATGAGTGCTGTTGTTGCTCGCAATAGTATTTGA
- a CDS encoding porin encodes MGRFGVKSVSTDLVKGTAAKAGTALTTTTDDAFEAAVISAVDAGNQTAAADQNADLKTLITTETAKIGTGLTTAQLATVNKNIASATAALAAIGTADEVADVAKKTTTDITSRMQVDVKASVELDSGITLGARTRFRSTDGAAGVGFNAPTFSMSTGGLTVVVGNNYGQMYTAGAGGYNVGLTGLGFEADAFTGFDEYSSNGTGPQGADVNYTVGNLTMGVSHAKGSGSTQAAVSYSAGSVTIAAGMQDGKAKADDYSVASVDYAFGNGSVGLKYGDNNGTKTTVLGGSFDIAAATSLTAFVKDTNTATVKNVYGIGVSHDLGGAKLQAGYVDNADGSVADFGIVFNF; translated from the coding sequence ATGGGTCGTTTTGGTGTAAAATCTGTATCAACAGATCTCGTTAAAGGTACTGCTGCAAAAGCAGGTACTGCTTTGACAACAACAACTGATGACGCGTTCGAAGCAGCCGTAATCAGCGCAGTAGATGCTGGCAACCAAACGGCTGCTGCTGACCAAAATGCTGATTTGAAAACTCTTATTACCACCGAAACAGCTAAAATCGGCACTGGTCTCACGACAGCACAGCTTGCAACTGTAAACAAGAACATCGCATCAGCGACAGCGGCTCTTGCTGCTATCGGTACTGCTGATGAAGTTGCTGATGTTGCCAAGAAAACAACAACAGACATCACATCACGTATGCAGGTTGACGTTAAAGCTTCTGTTGAACTCGATAGCGGTATCACGCTTGGCGCACGTACACGCTTCCGCTCAACAGATGGCGCAGCCGGTGTTGGCTTCAACGCACCGACATTCTCAATGTCAACAGGTGGTCTGACAGTGGTTGTTGGTAACAACTACGGTCAAATGTACACAGCTGGTGCTGGCGGTTACAACGTTGGTCTGACTGGTCTTGGCTTTGAAGCAGATGCGTTCACTGGCTTTGATGAGTACTCATCAAACGGTACAGGTCCACAAGGCGCCGATGTGAACTACACTGTTGGTAACCTTACAATGGGTGTTTCACACGCAAAAGGTTCAGGAAGCACACAAGCGGCTGTTTCATACTCAGCAGGCTCAGTTACAATTGCAGCGGGTATGCAAGACGGTAAAGCAAAAGCTGACGACTACTCAGTTGCTTCTGTTGACTATGCATTCGGCAACGGTAGCGTTGGCTTGAAGTATGGCGACAACAACGGCACCAAAACAACAGTACTTGGTGGTTCTTTTGACATTGCTGCAGCAACATCGCTTACAGCATTTGTTAAAGACACAAACACAGCTACTGTGAAGAACGTATACGGCATTGGTGTTTCGCACGACCTCGGCGGCGCGAAGCTTCAAGCTGGTTATGTTGATAACGCAGACGGTTCAGTTGCCGACTTCGGCATCGTGTTCAACTTCTAA
- a CDS encoding LacI family DNA-binding transcriptional regulator: MKRSVRPLTLRDVSEASGVSEMTVSRVLRNRGDVSDATREKVLAASKRLGYVPNKIAGALASQRVNLVAVIIPSMKNMVFPEVLSGVTSVLEDSGLQPVVGITDYLPEKEEKVLYEMLSWRPSGVIIAGLEHSDNARAMLAASGIPVVEIMDVDGEPVDTAVGISHRAAGRKMGEAIVAAGHKRIAFLGTKMPLDHRARKRFEGFTQALAKAGIEMADQEFYSGGSALAKGREMTKAVLERTPDLDFIYYSNDMIGAGGLLYCLQAGLDVPGQIGLAGFNGVELLQGLPKMLATMDACRAEIGRKAAEIILARSADEAVKFDEKIELTPRIAPGDTMR, translated from the coding sequence ATGAAGCGCAGTGTTCGGCCTCTGACACTCAGAGATGTTTCGGAGGCCTCCGGTGTTTCGGAGATGACGGTGAGCCGCGTTTTGCGAAACCGAGGCGATGTCTCGGATGCAACGCGGGAAAAAGTGCTCGCGGCGTCAAAGCGTCTTGGCTATGTGCCCAACAAGATTGCGGGCGCTTTGGCGAGCCAGCGGGTCAATCTTGTGGCTGTGATTATCCCTTCGATGAAGAATATGGTGTTTCCCGAGGTATTGTCGGGTGTGACCAGTGTTCTGGAGGACAGCGGCTTGCAGCCTGTTGTCGGAATCACCGATTATTTGCCTGAGAAAGAAGAGAAGGTGCTTTATGAGATGCTCTCATGGCGGCCTTCGGGTGTGATCATTGCGGGGCTGGAGCACTCTGACAATGCGCGGGCTATGTTGGCAGCCTCGGGTATCCCTGTTGTTGAGATTATGGATGTGGATGGAGAGCCCGTCGATACGGCCGTGGGCATTAGCCACCGCGCGGCGGGGCGCAAGATGGGCGAAGCTATTGTCGCCGCTGGGCACAAGCGGATCGCGTTTCTGGGCACAAAGATGCCGCTGGATCACCGCGCAAGGAAGCGCTTTGAGGGCTTTACGCAGGCGCTGGCCAAGGCTGGTATCGAAATGGCTGATCAGGAATTTTACTCGGGCGGTTCGGCTTTGGCCAAGGGGCGCGAGATGACTAAGGCGGTGCTCGAGCGCACGCCAGATCTTGATTTTATCTATTATTCCAATGACATGATCGGCGCGGGCGGTTTGCTGTATTGTCTTCAGGCAGGGCTCGATGTGCCTGGACAGATCGGCTTGGCAGGGTTTAACGGCGTTGAGCTATTGCAAGGCTTGCCCAAGATGTTGGCGACTATGGATGCGTGCCGAGCCGAGATTGGCCGTAAGGCGGCGGAGATTATTCTTGCGAGATCGGCCGATGAGGCTGTGAAGTTTGATGAGAAGATCGAGCTGACGCCGCGCATCGCCCCTGGAGATACGATGCGCTAA
- a CDS encoding flagellar motor protein MotB yields the protein MSAQSNLAPVIIKRKKKVVGGGHHGGAWKVAYADFVTAMMAFFLLMWLLNATTEQQRKGVADYFSPTVPIARVSGGGDGNFGGDSVFSEMTMPKNGTGASNLHATESVQARGETGMSADGEDANSEKGGGAEMEEAYRKIEEALMGIGGESIVEKDQMKHIVTRVTDEGMIIEIFDLEGLALFEEGSDKPTVVLKDLADVIARVSGLVENDIAIGAHMRAAPVVLADNPVWSLTAERANKMREMLEDRGLARGRFKRQTGHADKSLAVKNPMAVRNNRLEIVLLRSDR from the coding sequence ATGAGCGCGCAGAGCAATTTGGCGCCAGTTATCATCAAGAGAAAGAAGAAAGTTGTAGGCGGTGGGCATCACGGCGGTGCCTGGAAAGTTGCTTATGCGGATTTCGTGACGGCTATGATGGCCTTTTTTCTTTTGATGTGGCTGTTAAACGCAACAACAGAACAGCAACGCAAAGGTGTGGCGGATTACTTCAGTCCCACCGTTCCGATTGCCCGCGTTTCGGGCGGCGGAGACGGCAACTTTGGCGGAGACTCTGTCTTTTCGGAAATGACAATGCCGAAGAACGGCACGGGCGCGAGCAATCTTCATGCGACTGAGTCAGTCCAAGCGCGTGGCGAGACGGGCATGTCGGCTGATGGCGAGGATGCGAACTCAGAGAAAGGCGGCGGCGCTGAAATGGAAGAAGCCTACCGCAAGATTGAAGAGGCCCTGATGGGTATTGGTGGTGAGAGCATTGTCGAAAAAGACCAGATGAAGCACATTGTCACGCGCGTTACGGACGAAGGGATGATCATCGAGATTTTTGATCTGGAAGGGCTCGCTCTCTTTGAAGAGGGGAGCGACAAACCCACAGTTGTGCTTAAGGATCTTGCCGATGTGATTGCGCGGGTGTCGGGGCTTGTTGAGAATGATATCGCGATCGGAGCACATATGCGGGCCGCCCCTGTTGTGCTTGCCGACAATCCTGTTTGGAGCCTGACTGCGGAGCGCGCTAATAAAATGCGCGAGATGTTGGAAGACCGTGGACTGGCTCGGGGCAGGTTTAAGCGCCAGACAGGTCATGCCGATAAATCGCTCGCAGTGAAGAACCCGATGGCCGTGCGCAACAACCGTCTGGAGATTGTTTTGCTGAGGTCTGACCGCTGA
- a CDS encoding flagellar hook-basal body complex protein: MTISSSLNAGVAGLTANATRLATISDNIANSATYGYKRMEADFHSMVISSTGGTYSAGGVRTTTQRLIDERGALVATSNPTDLAVRGNGLLPVARDSEINTGNGQSQMLLATTGSFRTDSSGYLRSEAGLVLLGWPALPDGSIPTYPRDTSDGLKPVQVNVNQFSGEPTTKIDLGVNLPATSTESGASGAASELSVEYYDNMGTSENISISFTPTVPATGVSNEWTMLISDSATPGVVIGEYTLTFDDSRTAGGTLASVATVSGGVFDPVSGDLEVIVDGGPMTINIGATGTSDGLTQLSDSFAPVAISKDGTPVGNMTSVEVDQNGLVHAYFDTGISRTIYQIPLVSVPNPNGMVAFDQQTYLPSPESGSYFLWDASDGPTGDIVAFAREESTTDVAGELTAMIETQRAYTSNAKVIQTVDEMLQETANIKR, translated from the coding sequence ATGACCATTTCCTCCTCCCTCAATGCCGGCGTCGCGGGCTTGACGGCCAATGCGACAAGGCTCGCCACGATCTCAGATAATATCGCTAACTCTGCGACTTATGGTTATAAGCGGATGGAAGCGGATTTTCATTCGATGGTCATTTCGTCGACGGGGGGCACGTATTCGGCGGGGGGCGTTAGAACGACAACGCAGCGTTTGATCGATGAGCGTGGAGCGCTTGTTGCGACATCAAACCCAACTGATCTTGCTGTGCGTGGCAATGGGCTTTTGCCTGTTGCTCGGGATAGCGAGATCAACACTGGCAACGGCCAGTCCCAAATGTTGCTTGCAACGACTGGATCGTTCCGAACGGACTCAAGCGGATACTTGCGTAGCGAAGCGGGACTTGTTTTGCTTGGTTGGCCAGCGCTACCAGATGGTAGCATTCCGACCTACCCGCGGGATACATCTGATGGTCTCAAGCCTGTACAGGTAAATGTGAACCAGTTTTCTGGCGAGCCTACGACGAAAATTGATCTTGGTGTGAACCTGCCTGCTACGTCGACAGAGTCGGGCGCATCGGGTGCGGCTTCTGAGCTCTCTGTCGAATATTACGACAATATGGGAACGTCTGAGAATATTTCTATTTCGTTTACTCCGACCGTCCCTGCGACAGGGGTATCGAATGAATGGACTATGCTAATTAGTGATTCTGCTACGCCGGGTGTGGTGATTGGAGAATATACTCTGACGTTTGATGACAGTCGCACGGCTGGCGGCACTCTGGCCTCTGTTGCAACAGTGTCGGGAGGCGTGTTTGATCCTGTGTCAGGTGATCTGGAGGTCATTGTGGATGGGGGGCCGATGACGATCAATATCGGCGCGACCGGCACCTCTGACGGGCTGACACAGCTTTCGGATAGCTTCGCACCTGTCGCGATTTCAAAAGACGGCACGCCTGTTGGCAATATGACTTCGGTTGAGGTTGACCAGAATGGTTTGGTGCATGCGTATTTTGATACTGGGATTTCGAGAACAATTTATCAAATCCCCCTTGTTTCTGTTCCCAACCCAAATGGAATGGTAGCATTTGACCAACAAACCTATTTGCCCTCGCCCGAGAGCGGCTCTTACTTTTTGTGGGATGCGAGTGATGGGCCGACAGGAGATATTGTCGCCTTTGCGCGCGAGGAATCGACGACAGATGTAGCGGGAGAATTGACCGCGATGATCGAGACGCAACGCGCCTACACGTCGAACGCAAAAGTTATCCAGACAGTGGATGAGATGCTGCAAGAGACGGCCAATATCAAACGATAA